A window of the Virgibacillus pantothenticus genome harbors these coding sequences:
- a CDS encoding 3D domain-containing protein — protein sequence MMTSKEVFFMKTKNLMQKMFMSLLFVAACSFVIMALNGVSEASAKLWPYASYGVQKLSEQEDMIKGKHVSTRQTNLEEKGFHQAKEEKRQISSNQIDHVKTLEEAVNYEQYPSEKVVATGYTAGIESTGKNRDHPEYGITYSGVQVKRDLYSTIAADLSVYPIGTILFIPDYGFGVVADKGSAITGNKIDLYYETVEDVYNQWGKKRVDVYMIEKGNGKLTEKQLQQLNENKALQVFRQNITGD from the coding sequence ATGATGACATCCAAAGAGGTGTTTTTCATGAAAACCAAAAATCTTATGCAAAAAATGTTTATGAGTTTATTATTTGTGGCTGCATGCAGCTTTGTTATTATGGCATTAAACGGTGTGTCTGAAGCTTCCGCTAAGCTTTGGCCGTATGCTTCTTATGGTGTACAAAAACTAAGCGAACAAGAGGATATGATAAAAGGAAAGCATGTTTCTACTAGACAAACAAATTTGGAAGAAAAAGGTTTCCATCAGGCAAAAGAGGAAAAGCGTCAGATATCCAGCAATCAAATTGACCATGTAAAAACGTTAGAAGAAGCGGTTAATTATGAACAATATCCAAGTGAAAAAGTTGTTGCAACGGGTTATACAGCTGGTATAGAGTCTACAGGGAAAAATCGCGATCATCCAGAATATGGAATCACTTATTCGGGTGTTCAAGTAAAGCGAGACTTGTATTCTACTATAGCTGCAGATTTATCTGTTTATCCAATAGGAACGATTCTATTTATTCCCGACTATGGTTTTGGAGTAGTGGCTGATAAAGGCAGTGCTATAACAGGTAATAAAATTGATTTATATTATGAGACAGTTGAAGATGTCTATAATCAATGGGGAAAAAAACGAGTGGATGTATACATGATCGAAAAAGGCAATGGAAAATTAACCGAAAAACAACTGCAACAGTTAAATGAGAATAAAGCATTACAAGTGTTTAGACAGAATATAACGGGTGACTAA
- a CDS encoding NAD(P)/FAD-dependent oxidoreductase: MIILNGGIIVTNDIYDVTIIGAGPVGLFTAFYGGMRQASVKIIESLPHTGGQLTALYPEKYIYDIAGFPKIRAQELIDNLEEQANMFQPKIVLEQAIEQVERLEDGTLKLTSDKNDIHYTKTMIITAGNGAFQPRKLNVDNCEQFEDINLHYHVKDMNRYKDQHVLLLGGGDSAVDWALMLEPIAKKVTLAHRRDTFRAHEHSVDKLYASNVDILTPFVPSSIVAKDRIEQVILDEVKGERKVELDVDAVLCNYGFVSSLGPIKNWGLEIERNSIVVNSKMETNIPGIYAAGDICTYDGKINLIATGFGEGPTAVNNAKHYIDPKARIQPKHSTSMF; this comes from the coding sequence ATGATTATTTTGAATGGAGGGATTATAGTGACAAATGATATATATGATGTCACCATTATTGGTGCAGGCCCTGTCGGCTTATTCACCGCTTTTTACGGTGGAATGCGTCAGGCAAGTGTAAAGATCATTGAAAGCTTACCACATACTGGGGGGCAGTTAACTGCTCTTTATCCAGAAAAATATATATATGATATTGCTGGTTTTCCAAAAATAAGAGCTCAAGAATTAATAGACAACTTGGAAGAACAAGCTAATATGTTTCAACCTAAAATTGTGTTAGAGCAAGCAATTGAGCAAGTTGAAAGACTTGAGGATGGGACATTAAAATTAACTTCTGATAAAAATGATATTCATTATACAAAAACAATGATTATAACTGCCGGCAATGGTGCATTTCAACCTCGTAAACTAAATGTAGACAATTGCGAGCAATTTGAAGATATTAACTTGCATTATCATGTCAAAGATATGAATCGGTACAAAGATCAGCATGTACTGTTATTAGGCGGTGGCGATTCTGCTGTCGATTGGGCACTAATGCTGGAGCCGATTGCTAAGAAAGTAACCCTAGCCCATAGACGCGATACGTTTCGGGCTCATGAACACAGTGTTGACAAGCTATATGCTTCTAATGTTGACATACTTACCCCGTTTGTCCCGAGCAGTATTGTTGCAAAGGATCGAATTGAACAAGTCATTTTAGACGAAGTAAAAGGCGAACGTAAGGTAGAGTTGGATGTAGATGCAGTTTTATGTAATTATGGCTTTGTTTCTTCACTAGGACCAATTAAAAACTGGGGACTTGAGATTGAGCGAAATAGTATTGTCGTTAATTCTAAAATGGAAACAAACATACCAGGTATTTATGCAGCCGGAGACATTTGCACGTATGATGGGAAAATTAATTTAATCGCTACAGGATTTGGAGAAGGACCGACTGCTGTTAATAATGCGAAACATTACATCGATCCGAAAGCTAGAATACAACCAAAACATTCAACGAGCATGTTTTAA
- a CDS encoding YuiB family protein: protein MIQLVVSILLYFVIFFGIAFILNMLLRTTWLMAFIYPLVVIIIVDNTSTWNYFTKTSETFSKLMTRLTELTAVDISILAAGFAGTIVSGIVIRLLRKSGYQMF, encoded by the coding sequence TTGATTCAATTAGTAGTATCTATCTTATTATATTTCGTTATTTTTTTTGGAATCGCGTTTATTTTGAATATGCTTCTACGCACGACTTGGTTGATGGCGTTTATCTATCCATTAGTAGTTATTATCATTGTCGATAATACATCAACATGGAATTATTTTACCAAAACGAGTGAAACGTTTTCTAAGTTAATGACGCGTTTGACAGAACTTACTGCTGTAGATATTTCTATCTTAGCTGCTGGGTTTGCGGGTACGATTGTATCAGGTATTGTCATTCGTTTATTAAGGAAGAGCGGATATCAAATGTTTTAA
- a CDS encoding kinase-associated lipoprotein B, giving the protein MADVDIGEMVKAHYRSGTYIGKVIADKGDRYVVEVLAVKKHPMQGDLHNPHQTEGVFFHERKALAFGEKTNVKKAAVHRFTETVPDYADSLKQAVEEYKQKLSQEDSAYNQAALTCLNRLEKAYY; this is encoded by the coding sequence ATGGCAGACGTAGATATCGGGGAAATGGTAAAAGCACATTATCGATCAGGCACCTATATCGGAAAAGTGATTGCAGATAAAGGAGACCGTTATGTAGTAGAAGTGCTAGCTGTAAAAAAACATCCGATGCAAGGAGACTTACATAACCCCCATCAGACAGAAGGCGTTTTCTTTCATGAACGGAAGGCACTAGCATTTGGCGAAAAAACCAACGTAAAAAAAGCGGCAGTGCATCGCTTCACTGAGACTGTACCTGATTATGCAGATTCATTAAAACAAGCCGTTGAAGAATATAAGCAAAAGCTATCGCAGGAGGATTCCGCTTATAATCAAGCTGCACTTACATGTTTAAACAGACTGGAAAAAGCATACTATTAA
- a CDS encoding YugN-like family protein, which produces MVPLQSNLENKTYNLYKMEEVLKPIGFVIGSNWEYDHGYFDIKLDDRSTYFFLRIPFEAIAGSLDSPGVTVRIQQPFLLGHQYEEGNDQDSRNGAIQGLVNQFQTPTDPDTEIPKTYIDIGKECIKEVEAALLTPRNESN; this is translated from the coding sequence ATGGTACCTTTACAATCAAATTTAGAAAATAAAACCTATAACTTATATAAAATGGAGGAAGTGCTAAAGCCCATTGGTTTCGTGATAGGATCGAATTGGGAATATGATCATGGGTATTTTGATATTAAGCTGGATGATCGAAGTACGTATTTCTTTTTGCGAATTCCGTTTGAAGCCATTGCGGGGTCTTTAGACTCACCAGGTGTTACAGTCCGTATTCAGCAGCCGTTCTTACTGGGGCATCAATATGAGGAAGGAAATGATCAAGATAGCAGGAATGGGGCTATACAGGGGCTGGTTAATCAATTCCAAACCCCAACGGACCCAGATACGGAGATTCCTAAAACATATATAGACATAGGAAAAGAATGTATTAAGGAAGTGGAAGCAGCATTACTTACCCCACGGAATGAGTCCAATTAA
- a CDS encoding MalY/PatB family protein, whose translation MNIFEVQHDRKNTRSVKWDMLEPVFQTDDVLPMWVADMDFKAPDKVNEALIERAKHGIYGYTMVDDAVKASIVNWINRRHQWEINPNWLSFSPGVVTSLHMAVQAFTEPDDKILIQTPVYTPFYNVIKSHGRQIVKNPLRYEDNYYQIDFNDFEEKLKQGVKAFILCSPHNPVGRVWKREELEQLARLCLAYNVLIISDEIHCDLTFPGEIHIPIASLSEEINNQAITCMSPSKTFNLAGLQASYIVTANKELREKINNQLSKQGVHELNTMGNTALEAAYIHGDQWLDELREVLKSHKEYVQKMFQTQVPYITVTNSEGTYLLWIDCSTLKMEPDALRKFMIQEAKVGLNTGKDYGEEGSSFMRMNIACPRVTLEEGVNRIIQAIQNIR comes from the coding sequence ATGAATATATTTGAAGTACAACATGATAGAAAAAATACCCGATCGGTAAAATGGGATATGTTAGAACCCGTGTTTCAGACGGACGATGTATTACCGATGTGGGTAGCAGATATGGATTTTAAAGCTCCAGATAAAGTAAACGAAGCACTCATTGAGCGTGCTAAACACGGCATTTATGGCTATACGATGGTGGACGATGCCGTCAAAGCATCGATTGTAAACTGGATTAACCGCAGACACCAATGGGAAATTAACCCTAACTGGTTATCGTTTAGCCCAGGTGTTGTAACGAGCTTACATATGGCAGTGCAAGCATTCACAGAACCTGATGACAAAATCTTGATTCAAACACCTGTCTACACACCTTTTTATAATGTAATTAAAAGTCACGGCAGGCAAATCGTTAAAAATCCCTTGCGCTATGAAGACAACTACTATCAGATTGATTTTAACGATTTTGAAGAAAAGTTAAAGCAAGGCGTAAAGGCGTTTATTCTTTGTTCGCCACATAATCCAGTTGGTCGCGTATGGAAAAGAGAAGAACTGGAACAATTAGCCAGATTATGCTTAGCATATAACGTGCTTATCATTTCAGATGAAATACATTGTGATTTAACTTTCCCTGGTGAAATTCATATTCCAATCGCGTCCCTTTCAGAAGAAATTAACAATCAAGCGATAACGTGCATGTCACCATCAAAAACCTTTAATTTAGCGGGCTTACAAGCTTCTTATATTGTTACTGCCAATAAAGAGCTAAGGGAAAAAATAAATAATCAATTGTCAAAACAAGGTGTGCATGAACTTAACACCATGGGAAACACTGCCTTAGAAGCTGCATATATACATGGAGACCAATGGCTTGATGAACTCCGTGAAGTACTAAAAAGTCATAAAGAATATGTCCAGAAAATGTTTCAAACACAGGTTCCTTATATTACTGTTACAAACTCAGAAGGAACGTATCTGCTTTGGATTGATTGTAGCACGTTAAAAATGGAGCCTGATGCACTTCGAAAATTTATGATCCAAGAAGCCAAGGTGGGTTTAAATACTGGAAAAGATTATGGAGAAGAAGGTTCGAGTTTTATGCGAATGAATATCGCTTGTCCGAGAGTAACCTTGGAAGAAGGAGTTAACAGGATCATTCAAGCTATACAAAACATAAGGTGA
- the deoD gene encoding purine-nucleoside phosphorylase, whose translation MSVHIGAKQGEIADKILLPGDPLRAKFIAETFLENPKQYNEVRGMLGYTGTYKGEKISVQGTGMGIPSISIYVNELIQSYDVKKLIRVGTCGAIQKDVKVRDVILAQGSTTDSQMNRMVFGGIDYAPLADFELLKNAYDAGIAKGLNLKVGNVFTSDTFYRDNAKEVNEKLAAYKVLAVEMETTALYTLAAKFDRQALSVLTVSDHILTGEETTAQERQTTFHEMMEVALEAAIK comes from the coding sequence ATGAGTGTACATATTGGTGCAAAACAAGGAGAGATCGCTGATAAAATTTTATTGCCAGGAGATCCACTTCGAGCAAAATTTATCGCTGAAACTTTCCTGGAAAATCCAAAACAGTATAATGAAGTAAGAGGCATGTTAGGGTATACAGGGACATATAAAGGTGAAAAAATCTCTGTCCAGGGAACAGGCATGGGGATACCCTCTATATCCATATATGTGAATGAGTTAATTCAAAGCTATGACGTGAAAAAATTAATTCGTGTGGGTACTTGTGGTGCAATTCAAAAGGATGTAAAAGTGAGAGACGTTATACTTGCTCAAGGTTCCACAACTGATTCGCAAATGAATCGAATGGTTTTTGGAGGGATTGACTACGCACCGTTGGCCGATTTTGAGCTTCTAAAGAACGCCTATGATGCAGGTATTGCTAAAGGATTGAACTTAAAAGTGGGCAATGTATTTACAAGTGATACCTTCTACCGTGATAACGCAAAAGAAGTTAACGAAAAATTAGCAGCTTATAAAGTGCTAGCTGTAGAAATGGAGACAACAGCCCTTTACACATTAGCTGCAAAATTTGATCGTCAAGCGTTATCAGTATTAACTGTCTCCGACCATATTTTAACAGGGGAAGAAACTACAGCCCAAGAAAGACAAACAACGTTCCATGAAATGATGGAGGTAGCTTTAGAAGCGGCTATTAAATAA
- a CDS encoding phosphocarrier protein HPr: MTEKTFTITADTGVHARPATLLVNKAGQFESEVEISYNDKTVNLKSIMGVMSLGIPKGAKIKISANGSDENEALKGIEEVIKEHLGE; encoded by the coding sequence ATGACAGAAAAAACTTTTACAATTACCGCAGATACTGGAGTACACGCACGTCCAGCTACACTTTTGGTTAACAAAGCAGGACAGTTTGAGTCTGAAGTAGAAATTAGTTACAATGATAAAACGGTAAATTTAAAGTCCATCATGGGTGTTATGTCACTTGGTATCCCTAAAGGAGCAAAAATTAAAATTTCTGCTAATGGATCAGATGAAAATGAAGCACTTAAAGGTATCGAAGAGGTTATTAAAGAGCATCTTGGTGAATAA
- the yugI gene encoding S1 domain-containing post-transcriptional regulator GSP13, translating to MTSNFEIGQILDGKVTGIQPYGAFVALNEETQGLVHISEVTHGYVKDIHDHLTVGDEVKVKVLQVDEEKNKVSLSIRATQEAPKAKPKQVKQKQEETEPAGFNTLKDKLEEWMKQSSYNRK from the coding sequence ATGACAAGCAATTTTGAGATTGGACAAATTTTGGATGGAAAGGTTACTGGAATTCAACCATATGGTGCTTTTGTAGCTCTAAATGAAGAAACACAAGGTCTTGTTCATATTTCTGAAGTAACCCATGGATATGTTAAAGATATTCATGATCATTTAACTGTTGGTGACGAAGTCAAAGTAAAAGTTTTACAAGTAGATGAAGAAAAAAATAAAGTTTCTTTATCAATTCGTGCCACCCAAGAAGCCCCAAAGGCAAAACCAAAGCAAGTTAAGCAAAAGCAAGAAGAAACAGAACCAGCTGGATTTAATACACTGAAAGATAAATTAGAAGAGTGGATGAAACAATCCAGCTACAATAGAAAATAA
- a CDS encoding biotin transporter BioY, translated as MKQLKTMDLTYGAVFVVLMAIGANITVWFPMLTIPIGGADVPLSFQTFFAILAGLMLGRKLGSFSMLAYMLIGVAGVPVFAGLSAGPRIFISPTGGFVISFIFVAFFVGWIVNNRSKDYSLIRYCVAAFIGTFINYFIGVTYMYAASNMWLDVPLSYALAWSGMIPFLIKDIAFAVLAALFMERVAKRIPILSRARLSG; from the coding sequence ATGAAACAACTCAAAACAATGGATCTTACATATGGAGCTGTTTTTGTTGTATTAATGGCAATTGGAGCAAATATTACCGTTTGGTTTCCGATGTTAACCATACCAATTGGTGGAGCTGACGTACCATTATCCTTCCAAACATTTTTTGCTATTCTTGCAGGGTTAATGCTCGGAAGGAAACTAGGCAGTTTTTCAATGTTGGCATATATGCTCATAGGTGTAGCTGGTGTCCCTGTATTTGCTGGACTATCAGCTGGACCTCGGATATTTATCAGCCCGACTGGCGGATTTGTGATATCATTTATTTTTGTTGCTTTCTTTGTCGGTTGGATAGTAAATAATCGTAGCAAAGACTATTCTTTAATTCGCTATTGTGTAGCAGCCTTTATTGGTACATTTATCAATTATTTTATCGGGGTAACATACATGTATGCAGCTTCCAATATGTGGTTGGACGTGCCACTTAGTTATGCCTTGGCTTGGAGCGGTATGATCCCATTTTTAATTAAAGATATTGCTTTCGCTGTTTTAGCTGCATTATTTATGGAGCGTGTTGCAAAAAGAATTCCTATTTTAAGTCGTGCTAGATTAAGTGGATAA
- a CDS encoding divergent PAP2 family protein, giving the protein MELFLNYPLWAALTAIFLAQVIKIPIALIVTKEFKPDLAFSTGGMPSSHSAAVAALTTGVGIVQGVSSTMFAISCVFSVIIMFDATGVRRQAGEQAIVLNQLIRDFQLFIGGAKDWPNKEEYEKRQELKELLGHQPIEVLVGGLTGVFVAFMLYVFLY; this is encoded by the coding sequence ATGGAACTATTTTTGAATTATCCATTATGGGCAGCATTAACAGCAATTTTTTTGGCTCAGGTAATTAAAATACCTATTGCACTTATTGTTACCAAAGAATTTAAACCCGACTTAGCTTTTAGTACTGGTGGCATGCCTAGTAGTCATTCAGCAGCAGTTGCAGCATTAACTACGGGTGTAGGTATTGTACAAGGTGTATCCTCTACCATGTTCGCCATTTCTTGTGTTTTCAGTGTCATTATAATGTTTGACGCTACTGGTGTAAGAAGGCAGGCAGGCGAACAGGCAATCGTTTTGAATCAACTTATCCGTGATTTCCAACTGTTTATAGGCGGAGCAAAAGATTGGCCAAATAAAGAAGAATATGAGAAAAGACAGGAACTTAAGGAACTGCTGGGACACCAACCCATTGAGGTATTGGTTGGAGGTCTTACAGGAGTGTTCGTAGCGTTTATGCTTTATGTTTTTCTTTATTAA
- a CDS encoding DUF378 domain-containing protein, producing MNGIQRTALAITIIGAVNWGLIGLFQFDLVAAIFGGEQSAAFARVIYTLVGLSGLVLIPLLFKTDEAFADQREPERAKR from the coding sequence ATGAATGGTATACAACGTACAGCTTTAGCGATTACAATTATTGGTGCAGTGAATTGGGGCTTAATTGGTTTATTTCAGTTTGACTTAGTGGCTGCGATATTTGGTGGTGAACAAAGTGCAGCATTTGCCCGCGTTATCTATACATTAGTTGGGCTTAGTGGGCTTGTATTGATACCACTGTTATTTAAAACCGATGAAGCTTTTGCAGATCAGCGAGAACCAGAAAGAGCAAAACGATAA
- a CDS encoding glucose-6-phosphate isomerase yields MTHVTFTYKKALPFMNEQELDHLENAVEAAHHALHNRTGAGSDFLDWIDLPETYDKEEFKRIKEAAEKIRNHSDVLLVIGIGGSYLGARAALEMLNHSFVHYLAKEERQAPHIIFVGHHMSSTYMQDLMDVLKDKDFSINVISKSGTTTEPAIAFRIFKQLLEEKYGTEAAKERIFATTDKEKGALKASADQAGYETFVIPDGVGGRYSVLTAVGLLPIAVSGASIDDMMHGARDAMNDFNDPNLKNNASYQYAAVRNILYNKGKTTELLINYEPSLQYFAEWWKQLFGESEGKDHKGLYPSSANFSTDLHSLGQYIQEGRRNIFETVLRVQEPKHQLTVESDPVNADGLNYLAGKTIHEINDKAFQGTLLAHTDGGVPNLVVEVPRLDAYTFGYLVYFFEKACAVSGYLLGVNPFDQPGVEAYKKNMFALLGKPGFEEERKNLENRL; encoded by the coding sequence ATGACTCACGTAACATTTACGTATAAAAAAGCTCTTCCATTTATGAATGAGCAGGAACTAGATCATTTAGAGAATGCAGTAGAAGCAGCTCATCATGCGCTACATAATCGAACTGGGGCTGGAAGCGACTTTCTTGATTGGATTGACTTACCTGAAACATACGATAAAGAAGAATTCAAACGAATAAAAGAAGCTGCAGAAAAAATTCGCAACCATTCGGACGTGCTGTTAGTAATCGGTATTGGTGGATCTTATTTAGGAGCAAGGGCTGCACTAGAAATGCTTAACCACTCTTTTGTACATTATTTAGCTAAAGAGGAGCGTCAGGCACCACATATCATATTTGTTGGACACCATATGAGTTCCACCTACATGCAAGATTTAATGGACGTTTTAAAGGATAAAGATTTTTCCATTAACGTTATATCTAAAAGTGGTACAACAACAGAGCCAGCAATTGCCTTCCGTATTTTCAAGCAACTATTAGAAGAAAAATATGGCACCGAAGCTGCAAAAGAACGCATCTTCGCTACAACGGATAAAGAAAAAGGCGCTTTAAAAGCATCTGCAGATCAAGCAGGATATGAAACATTTGTTATTCCTGATGGTGTCGGTGGACGTTATTCTGTTTTAACAGCTGTAGGGCTCCTTCCAATTGCTGTAAGTGGCGCTTCCATTGATGATATGATGCATGGTGCTCGTGATGCGATGAACGATTTTAACGATCCAAATTTAAAAAATAATGCTAGCTATCAGTATGCTGCTGTTCGTAACATTCTTTACAATAAAGGAAAAACTACGGAGTTACTTATTAATTATGAGCCAAGCCTACAGTATTTCGCAGAATGGTGGAAACAGTTGTTTGGGGAAAGTGAAGGTAAAGATCACAAAGGTCTTTATCCATCTTCTGCTAACTTTTCAACTGATTTACATTCATTAGGACAGTATATTCAAGAAGGGCGCCGTAATATTTTCGAAACCGTGCTTCGTGTACAAGAGCCTAAGCATCAATTAACGGTAGAAAGTGATCCTGTTAATGCCGATGGATTAAATTATTTAGCTGGAAAGACGATTCATGAAATTAATGACAAAGCTTTCCAAGGGACGCTTCTTGCCCACACGGATGGCGGAGTACCGAATCTTGTCGTAGAAGTCCCTAGGCTGGATGCTTACACTTTTGGCTATCTTGTCTACTTTTTTGAAAAGGCTTGTGCGGTCAGCGGCTATCTATTAGGTGTTAATCCGTTTGACCAACCAGGTGTAGAAGCATATAAAAAGAACATGTTTGCTCTTTTAGGTAAACCTGGATTTGAAGAAGAAAGAAAAAACCTGGAAAACAGATTATAA
- a CDS encoding DUF6366 family protein, translated as MNENKETPERKRKRLRQEEGKSNPGGNLKDTINRDSNGSMIDLVEGIGPTSRRQIRF; from the coding sequence ATGAATGAAAATAAAGAAACTCCCGAAAGAAAAAGGAAAAGATTAAGACAAGAAGAAGGAAAAAGCAACCCAGGTGGTAATTTGAAAGATACAATTAATAGAGATAGTAACGGAAGTATGATTGATTTAGTTGAAGGGATTGGGCCGACGTCTAGACGGCAAATCCGTTTTTAG
- a CDS encoding superoxide dismutase family protein yields MRLFLFVLLILLMVACQPEDEKTREAEMYNSSGDMVGTATFSEQADGVKVKVELEGLEPGFHGIHVHEYAKCEGPDFTSAGNHFNPTGAEHGLMHPEGPHLGDLPNIEADASGVVNADLMLPQVTLLDGKNSLTSGEGTSIIVTKNEDDGMSQPGGDSGERIICGTLTKEKSKGEKSPTDPTQNNDESEK; encoded by the coding sequence ATGCGACTATTTCTATTCGTTCTACTTATCCTGTTGATGGTAGCTTGCCAACCGGAAGACGAAAAAACAAGAGAGGCGGAAATGTACAATTCATCCGGTGACATGGTTGGAACAGCAACCTTTAGTGAACAAGCCGATGGAGTGAAGGTAAAAGTAGAACTGGAAGGGCTGGAACCTGGGTTTCATGGCATCCATGTCCATGAGTACGCTAAATGCGAAGGACCAGACTTTACATCTGCTGGGAATCATTTTAATCCTACAGGCGCAGAACATGGCCTGATGCACCCTGAAGGTCCCCACTTAGGGGACTTGCCAAATATAGAAGCCGATGCGAGTGGAGTAGTTAATGCTGATCTAATGTTGCCACAAGTTACTTTATTGGATGGAAAGAATTCATTAACTTCTGGAGAAGGTACATCCATTATTGTTACGAAAAACGAAGATGACGGAATGAGTCAACCAGGAGGCGATTCTGGAGAAAGAATTATTTGTGGAACATTGACAAAAGAAAAAAGTAAAGGTGAAAAATCACCAACAGATCCAACGCAAAATAATGACGAATCAGAAAAGTAA
- a CDS encoding NAD(P)/FAD-dependent oxidoreductase: MEKKNIVVLGAGYGGMMTVTKLQRSLRTDEAKITLVNINEYHYQTTWLHQNAAGTIRDERTKIRIKDIIHPQKVDFIQDKVLSIQPKEKKVMLENTVLDYDVLVIGLGFEVATFDIPGLEEHAFTINNIKNARQLREHIEHNFAVFHKEEEKNPARLTFVIGGGGFTGIEFLGELANRVPELCEKYNVDKQNVRIINIEGSSTILPGFDEQLVEYAMNSLEARGVEFITGAILKECTPTSVLFEKHGMQTKIPTYTTVWAAGVKANSIIKESGFTTNQGKIEVNNDMRSPEYDNVFVIGDCALIMDFEKGKPYPPTAQIAIQESEAVAYNIKAYIRNQEMEGFKPNILGTVASLGEQDAIGVIFKSKKILGWKATVMKKIIDNRYLLKLGGFRLLLKKGKFNIFPRVNQ, translated from the coding sequence ATGGAGAAAAAAAATATAGTTGTTTTAGGCGCTGGTTACGGTGGTATGATGACTGTAACAAAATTGCAACGATCTTTACGCACGGATGAAGCTAAGATAACCTTAGTAAATATCAATGAATATCATTACCAAACCACTTGGTTGCATCAAAATGCCGCAGGGACTATTCGTGATGAGCGGACAAAAATACGTATTAAAGACATTATTCATCCGCAAAAAGTTGATTTTATTCAAGATAAAGTACTGTCTATTCAACCAAAAGAGAAAAAAGTAATGTTGGAAAATACAGTGCTGGATTATGATGTGCTTGTTATTGGGTTAGGCTTTGAAGTAGCTACCTTTGATATCCCTGGTTTAGAAGAACATGCATTTACAATAAATAATATAAAGAATGCTCGTCAGCTTCGTGAACATATTGAACATAATTTTGCCGTGTTTCATAAGGAAGAAGAAAAAAATCCAGCTCGACTAACCTTTGTTATTGGAGGTGGCGGGTTTACAGGCATAGAATTTTTGGGCGAACTTGCAAATCGTGTTCCAGAGCTTTGTGAAAAATACAATGTGGATAAACAAAACGTGCGGATTATTAACATTGAAGGGTCTTCGACAATTTTACCTGGATTTGATGAGCAACTCGTAGAATACGCAATGAATTCTTTAGAAGCTCGTGGTGTAGAATTTATTACTGGTGCTATTTTAAAAGAGTGTACACCAACAAGTGTATTATTTGAAAAACATGGTATGCAAACGAAAATACCTACCTATACCACAGTGTGGGCGGCTGGAGTAAAAGCTAATTCGATTATAAAGGAATCAGGTTTTACTACCAATCAAGGTAAAATTGAAGTAAATAATGATATGCGTTCACCTGAATACGACAATGTATTTGTCATTGGGGATTGCGCTTTAATTATGGATTTTGAAAAGGGTAAGCCATATCCACCAACGGCACAAATTGCTATCCAAGAATCAGAAGCAGTGGCTTATAATATAAAAGCTTATATACGCAACCAGGAGATGGAAGGCTTCAAACCAAATATTCTTGGAACAGTCGCTTCATTGGGAGAACAAGATGCTATTGGAGTCATCTTTAAAAGTAAAAAGATTTTAGGATGGAAAGCTACAGTCATGAAAAAAATAATTGATAATCGTTACCTTCTTAAGCTTGGTGGTTTTCGATTATTGTTAAAAAAAGGGAAGTTTAATATTTTTCCACGTGTAAATCAGTAA